The Enterobacter asburiae genome window below encodes:
- the iscU gene encoding Fe-S cluster assembly scaffold IscU: protein MAYSEKVIDHYENPRNVGSFDNSDESVGSGMVGAPACGDVMKLQIKVNNEGIIEDARFKTYGCGSAIASSSLVTEWVKGKSLDEAQAIKNTDIAEELELPPVKIHCSILAEDAIKAAIADYKSKREAK from the coding sequence ATGGCATACAGCGAAAAAGTCATCGATCATTACGAGAACCCGCGCAACGTTGGCTCTTTTGACAACAGCGACGAATCTGTCGGTAGCGGCATGGTTGGCGCACCGGCGTGTGGCGACGTGATGAAGTTGCAGATTAAAGTCAACAATGAAGGTATCATTGAAGACGCGCGCTTCAAGACCTACGGCTGCGGTTCTGCTATCGCGTCCAGCTCCCTGGTCACCGAATGGGTGAAGGGCAAGTCTCTGGACGAAGCACAGGCAATCAAGAACACCGATATTGCTGAAGAACTCGAACTGCCACCGGTGAAAATTCACTGTTCAATTCTGGCAGAAGACGCGATCAAAGCCGCCATTGCGGACTATAAAAGCAAACGTGAAGCAAAATAA
- the hscB gene encoding co-chaperone HscB, which yields MDYFTLFGLPAQYPIDLQALTIRFQDLQRQYHPDKFASGTQAEQLAAVSHSATINQAWQTLRHPLSRAEYLLSLHGFDLTSEQHTVRDTAFLMEQLELREELDEIEQAKDEARLESFITRVKGMFDTRHQQMVEQLNNETWDVAADTVRKLRFLDKLRSSAEQLEEKLLDF from the coding sequence ATGGATTACTTCACTCTCTTCGGACTACCCGCTCAATACCCGATTGATCTCCAGGCGCTGACGATCCGTTTTCAGGATCTTCAGCGTCAGTATCACCCGGATAAATTCGCCAGTGGTACTCAGGCAGAACAGCTGGCTGCGGTATCGCACTCTGCGACCATCAACCAGGCCTGGCAGACGCTGCGTCATCCGTTGAGCCGTGCCGAGTACCTACTCTCGCTCCACGGTTTCGATCTGACGAGCGAACAGCATACCGTGCGCGACACCGCGTTTCTGATGGAACAGCTGGAACTTCGCGAAGAGCTGGATGAGATTGAACAGGCCAAAGACGAAGCGCGTCTGGAAAGCTTCATCACGCGCGTGAAGGGCATGTTCGATACCCGTCATCAGCAGATGGTGGAGCAACTGAACAACGAGACCTGGGACGTGGCGGCAGACACTGTGCGCAAACTCCGTTTTCTCGATAAACTGCGAAGCAGTGCTGAACAACTCGAAGAAAAGCTGCTCGATTTTTAA
- the hscA gene encoding Fe-S protein assembly chaperone HscA: MALLQISEPGLSAAPHQRRLAVGIDLGTTNSLVATVRSGQAETLADEQGRHLLPSVVHYQQQGHAVGYDARANAARDPANTISSVKRMMGRSLADIQTRYPHLPYQLQASENGLPMIATAAGLLNPIRVSSDILKALAARATATLGGDLDGVVITVPAYFDDAQRQGTKDAARLAGLHVLRLLNEPTAAAIAYGLDSGQEGVIAVYDLGGGTFDISILRLSRGVFEVLATGGDSALGGDDFDHLLADYIREQAGISDRSDARVQRELLDAAIDAKIALSDAQTVTVNVAGWQGDITRDQFSDLIAPLVKRTLLACRRALKDAGVEANEVLEVVMVGGSTRVPLVRERVGEFFGRTPLTSIDPDKVVAVGAAIQADILVGNKPDSEMLLLDVIPLSLGLETMGGLVEKVIPRNTTIPVARAQEFTTFKDGQTAMSIHVMQGERELVQDCRSLARFALRGIPALPAGGAHIRVTFQVDADGLLSVTAMEKSTGVESSIQVKPSYGLTDGEIASMIQDSMSYAEQDVKARMLAEQKVEAARVLESLNGALAADAALLSAAERQVIDDAAARLSAVAEGNDADAIEEAIKNVDKQTQDFAARRMDKSVRVALKGQSVDEV, encoded by the coding sequence ATGGCCTTATTACAAATTAGTGAGCCTGGCTTAAGTGCCGCACCGCACCAGCGTCGTCTGGCGGTGGGTATCGATCTGGGCACCACCAATTCCCTCGTGGCGACCGTGCGCAGCGGCCAGGCGGAAACGCTGGCCGACGAGCAGGGCCGCCATCTGCTGCCTTCCGTAGTCCACTACCAGCAGCAGGGTCACGCGGTCGGCTATGACGCCCGCGCCAACGCCGCGCGCGATCCGGCCAACACCATCAGCTCCGTAAAGCGCATGATGGGCCGCTCGCTGGCCGATATTCAGACCCGCTATCCGCATCTGCCGTATCAGCTGCAGGCCAGTGAAAACGGCCTGCCGATGATTGCGACCGCGGCCGGTCTGCTGAACCCGATTCGCGTTTCCTCCGACATCCTCAAAGCGCTGGCGGCGCGCGCGACGGCGACGCTCGGCGGCGATCTGGACGGCGTAGTCATCACCGTTCCGGCCTATTTTGACGATGCACAGCGTCAGGGCACCAAAGACGCCGCGCGTCTGGCGGGCCTGCACGTGCTGCGTCTGCTGAACGAACCGACGGCGGCGGCGATTGCCTACGGCCTCGACTCCGGTCAGGAAGGGGTCATTGCGGTTTACGATCTCGGCGGCGGTACCTTTGATATCTCGATCCTGCGCTTAAGCCGCGGGGTGTTTGAAGTGCTGGCGACCGGCGGGGATTCCGCGCTGGGCGGCGATGACTTCGACCATCTGCTGGCGGATTACATTCGCGAGCAGGCGGGCATCAGCGATCGCAGCGATGCGCGCGTGCAGCGTGAGCTGCTGGATGCGGCCATCGACGCTAAAATCGCCCTGAGTGATGCGCAGACGGTTACCGTAAACGTTGCGGGCTGGCAGGGTGACATCACCCGCGACCAGTTCAGCGATCTGATTGCCCCGCTGGTGAAGCGCACCCTGCTGGCCTGCCGTCGTGCACTGAAAGATGCGGGCGTTGAGGCAAACGAGGTGCTGGAAGTGGTCATGGTGGGCGGTTCGACCCGCGTGCCGCTGGTGCGCGAGCGCGTGGGCGAATTCTTTGGCCGCACGCCGCTGACCTCCATCGACCCGGATAAAGTGGTTGCCGTGGGCGCCGCAATCCAGGCCGATATTCTGGTCGGCAACAAGCCGGACAGCGAAATGCTGCTGCTGGACGTCATCCCGCTGTCGCTGGGTTTAGAAACCATGGGCGGCCTGGTAGAGAAAGTGATCCCGCGTAACACCACCATTCCGGTGGCGCGCGCGCAGGAGTTCACCACCTTCAAAGACGGTCAGACCGCGATGTCCATCCACGTAATGCAGGGCGAGCGCGAGCTGGTGCAGGACTGCCGCTCTCTGGCGCGCTTTGCGCTGCGCGGCATCCCGGCGCTGCCTGCGGGCGGGGCGCATATTCGCGTCACCTTCCAGGTGGATGCGGACGGCCTGCTGAGCGTCACGGCGATGGAAAAATCCACCGGCGTGGAATCGTCCATTCAGGTGAAGCCGTCCTACGGCCTGACCGATGGCGAAATCGCCTCCATGATTCAGGACTCAATGAGCTACGCCGAGCAGGATGTGAAGGCGCGTATGCTGGCCGAACAGAAAGTTGAAGCCGCCCGCGTGCTGGAAAGCCTGAACGGCGCGCTCGCTGCCGATGCCGCGCTGTTAAGCGCCGCTGAGCGCCAGGTGATTGACGACGCTGCCGCGCGCTTAAGCGCAGTAGCAGAAGGCAATGACGCTGACGCAATAGAAGAAGCCATTAAAAACGTTGATAAACAAACCCAGGACTTTGCTGCTCGCCGCATGGACAAATCTGTCCGCGTCGCGCTGAAAGGCCAGTCCGTGGACGAGGTTTAA
- the iscR gene encoding Fe-S cluster assembly transcriptional regulator IscR — MRLTSKGRYAVTAMLDVALNSEAGPVPLADISERQGISLSYLEQLFSRLRKNGLVSSVRGPGGGYLLGKDAGSIAVGEVISAVDESVDATRCQGKGGCQGGDKCLTHALWRDLSDRLTGFLNNITLGELVNNQEVLDVSGRQHGQDSQRSTRAQDAIDVKLRA, encoded by the coding sequence ATGAGACTGACATCTAAAGGGCGTTATGCCGTGACCGCGATGCTGGACGTTGCGCTCAACTCCGAAGCGGGCCCGGTTCCGTTGGCTGATATTTCTGAACGACAAGGGATCTCCCTCTCTTACCTGGAACAGCTGTTCTCCAGACTGCGTAAAAATGGACTGGTTTCCAGCGTTCGTGGCCCAGGCGGCGGTTATCTGCTGGGTAAAGACGCGGGCAGTATTGCAGTTGGTGAAGTGATTAGCGCAGTTGACGAATCCGTTGACGCGACCCGTTGCCAGGGTAAAGGCGGCTGCCAGGGCGGCGACAAATGCCTGACCCACGCGCTGTGGCGCGATCTGAGCGACCGTCTCACCGGCTTCCTGAACAACATCACCCTGGGTGAACTGGTCAATAACCAGGAAGTTCTGGATGTCTCTGGTCGTCAGCACGGTCAGGATTCCCAACGCAGCACCCGCGCGCAGGACGCTATCGACGTCAAACTGCGCGCGTAA
- the iscX gene encoding Fe-S cluster assembly protein IscX — protein sequence MGLKWTDSREIGEALYDANPDLDPKTVRFTDMHQWICDLEDFDDDPNASNEKILEAILLVWLDEAE from the coding sequence ATGGGACTGAAGTGGACAGACAGCCGTGAAATCGGCGAAGCGCTCTACGACGCGAACCCGGATCTCGATCCGAAGACCGTACGATTCACCGACATGCATCAGTGGATCTGCGATTTAGAGGATTTCGACGACGATCCAAACGCATCCAATGAAAAAATTCTGGAGGCGATTCTGTTAGTCTGGTTAGATGAAGCAGAATAA
- the pepB gene encoding aminopeptidase PepB — MTEAMKITLSTQPADARWGEKATYSINNDGVTLHLTGNDDLGLIQRAARKIDGLGIKHVSLEGEGWDTDRSWAFWAGYKGPKGTRKIEWANLDAAGQKELESRLQIIDWVRDTINAPAEELGPEQLAQRAVDLLCGVAGDKMSYRITKGEDLREQNYMGIHTVGRGSERPPVLLALDYNPTGDKAAPVFACLVGKGITFDTGGYSLKQSAFMDSMKSDMGGAATITGALAFAITRGLNKRVKLYLCCADNMVSGNAFKLGDIIRYRNGKNVEVMNTDAEGRLVLADGLIDASAQKPELIIDMATLTGAAKTALGNDYHALFSFDDKLAARLLASAAAENEPFWRLPLAEFHRSQLPSNFAELNNTASAAYPAGASTAAGFLSHFVENYHEGWLHIDCSATYRKAAVEQWSAGATGLGVRTVANLLTAE, encoded by the coding sequence ATGACCGAAGCGATGAAGATTACGCTCTCTACGCAGCCAGCCGATGCGCGCTGGGGCGAGAAAGCCACCTACAGCATCAACAACGACGGCGTTACCCTGCACCTGACGGGCAACGATGATTTGGGCCTGATCCAGCGCGCCGCGCGTAAAATTGATGGCCTGGGCATTAAGCATGTGTCCCTGGAAGGCGAAGGCTGGGACACAGACCGCAGCTGGGCATTCTGGGCTGGCTACAAAGGGCCGAAAGGCACCCGCAAAATTGAGTGGGCGAACCTTGACGCTGCCGGTCAAAAAGAGCTGGAAAGCCGCCTGCAAATTATCGACTGGGTCCGCGACACCATCAACGCCCCGGCGGAAGAGCTTGGTCCGGAACAGCTGGCGCAGCGCGCGGTTGATCTGCTGTGCGGCGTGGCGGGCGACAAGATGTCCTACCGCATCACCAAAGGTGAAGATCTGCGCGAGCAGAATTACATGGGCATCCACACCGTGGGCCGTGGTTCTGAGCGTCCTCCGGTCCTGCTGGCGCTGGATTACAACCCAACCGGCGATAAAGCGGCGCCAGTATTTGCCTGCCTGGTGGGTAAAGGCATCACCTTCGATACCGGTGGCTACAGCCTGAAGCAGAGCGCGTTCATGGACTCCATGAAGTCCGATATGGGCGGCGCGGCAACTATCACCGGCGCGCTGGCGTTCGCCATCACCCGCGGTCTGAACAAGCGCGTGAAGCTGTATCTGTGCTGCGCGGACAACATGGTGAGCGGTAACGCCTTCAAGCTGGGCGACATCATTCGCTATCGCAACGGCAAAAACGTCGAAGTGATGAACACCGACGCCGAAGGCCGCCTGGTTCTGGCCGATGGCCTGATCGACGCGTCTGCGCAGAAGCCAGAGCTGATTATTGACATGGCGACCCTGACCGGCGCGGCAAAAACCGCCCTGGGCAACGATTACCATGCGCTGTTCAGCTTCGACGACAAGCTGGCCGCTCGCCTGCTGGCAAGCGCCGCTGCGGAAAACGAGCCGTTCTGGCGTCTGCCGCTGGCCGAGTTCCACCGCAGCCAGCTGCCGTCCAACTTTGCCGAGCTGAACAACACCGCGAGCGCGGCGTACCCGGCGGGTGCAAGCACGGCGGCAGGCTTCCTGTCCCACTTCGTTGAGAACTACCACGAAGGCTGGCTGCACATCGACTGCTCCGCAACCTACCGTAAAGCGGCGGTTGAGCAGTGGTCCGCGGGCGCGACCGGTCTGGGCGTGCGTACCGTGGCGAACCTGCTGACGGCTGAGTAA
- the fdx gene encoding ISC system 2Fe-2S type ferredoxin — translation MPKIVILPHADLCPDGAVLEAKTGETILDVALRAGIEVEHACEKSCACTTCHCIVREGFDSLAESTEDEDDMLDKAWGLEPDSRLSCQAAVTDEDLVVEFPRYTINHAREH, via the coding sequence ATGCCAAAGATTGTTATTTTGCCTCATGCGGACCTCTGTCCGGATGGCGCTGTTCTGGAAGCGAAGACCGGTGAAACCATTCTCGATGTTGCCCTGCGTGCAGGTATCGAAGTGGAACACGCCTGTGAAAAATCCTGTGCCTGCACCACCTGCCACTGCATCGTGCGTGAAGGTTTCGACTCTCTCGCCGAGAGCACTGAAGACGAAGACGACATGCTGGATAAAGCATGGGGTCTGGAGCCTGACAGCCGCCTGAGCTGCCAGGCCGCGGTGACCGATGAAGATCTGGTCGTGGAATTCCCACGCTACACCATCAACCACGCACGCGAGCATTGA
- the iscS gene encoding cysteine desulfurase: MKLPIYLDYSATTPVDPRVAEKMMQCLTLDGNFGNPASRSHRFGWHAEEAVDIARNQIADLVGADPREIVFTSGATESDNLAIKGAANFYQKKGKHIITSKTEHKAVLDTCRQLEREGYEVTYLAPQSNGIIDLKELEAAMRDDTILVSIMHVNNEIGVVQDIATIGEMCRARGIIYHVDATQSVGKLPIDLSQLKVDLMSFSGHKIYGPKGIGALYVRRKPRIRIEAQMHGGGHERGMRSGTLPVHQIVGMGEAYRIAKEEMETEMARLRTLRNRLWDGVKDMEEVYLNGDLEHGAPNILNVSFNYVEGESLIMALKDLAVSSGSACTSASLEPSYVLRALGMTDELAHSSIRFSLGRFTTEEEIDYTIKLVRNSIGRLRDLSPLWEMFKQGVDLNSIEWSHH, from the coding sequence ATGAAATTACCGATTTATCTCGATTACTCCGCAACCACGCCGGTGGACCCGCGTGTTGCCGAGAAAATGATGCAGTGTCTGACCCTGGACGGAAACTTTGGTAACCCAGCTTCCCGTTCACACCGTTTTGGCTGGCATGCTGAAGAGGCGGTTGATATCGCCCGTAATCAGATTGCCGACCTGGTGGGTGCCGACCCGCGTGAGATTGTTTTCACCTCCGGTGCGACCGAATCCGACAACCTGGCGATCAAAGGTGCAGCCAACTTTTATCAGAAAAAAGGCAAGCACATCATCACCAGCAAAACCGAACACAAAGCCGTGCTGGATACCTGCCGTCAGCTGGAGCGTGAAGGGTACGAAGTGACTTACCTGGCGCCACAGAGCAACGGGATCATCGACCTCAAAGAGCTCGAAGCGGCCATGCGTGATGACACCATTCTGGTTTCCATCATGCACGTCAACAACGAAATCGGCGTGGTACAAGACATCGCGACCATCGGCGAAATGTGCCGCGCGCGCGGTATCATCTATCACGTTGACGCGACCCAGAGCGTGGGCAAACTGCCTATCGACCTGAGCCAGCTGAAAGTGGACCTGATGTCCTTCTCCGGCCACAAAATTTATGGCCCGAAAGGGATCGGCGCGCTGTACGTTCGTCGTAAACCGCGTATCCGCATCGAAGCACAGATGCACGGTGGCGGTCACGAGCGCGGCATGCGTTCCGGCACGCTGCCTGTTCACCAGATCGTGGGCATGGGCGAAGCGTACCGCATTGCAAAAGAAGAGATGGAAACCGAGATGGCGCGCCTGCGCACGCTGCGTAACCGTCTGTGGGACGGCGTGAAAGATATGGAAGAAGTGTATCTGAACGGCGATCTCGAGCATGGCGCTCCGAACATCCTCAACGTCAGCTTCAACTATGTTGAAGGCGAATCGCTGATCATGGCGCTGAAAGACCTGGCCGTTTCTTCAGGCTCAGCCTGTACGTCTGCAAGCCTGGAGCCATCCTACGTGCTGCGCGCGCTGGGTATGACCGACGAGCTGGCGCACAGCTCTATCCGTTTCTCTTTAGGTCGTTTCACTACCGAAGAAGAGATTGACTACACCATCAAGCTGGTTCGCAACTCCATCGGCCGTCTGCGCGACCTTTCTCCACTGTGGGAAATGTTCAAGCAGGGCGTGGATCTGAACAGCATTGAATGGTCACATCACTAA
- the iscA gene encoding iron-sulfur cluster assembly protein IscA, whose translation MSITLSDSAAARVSSFLANRGKGFGLRLGVRTSGCSGMAYVLEFVDEPASDDTVFEDKGVKVVVDGKSLQFLNGTQLDFVKEGLNEGFKFTNPNVKDECGCGESFHV comes from the coding sequence ATGTCGATTACCCTTAGCGACAGCGCTGCCGCGCGAGTAAGCTCTTTTCTGGCGAACCGTGGTAAAGGCTTTGGCCTGCGACTGGGCGTACGTACCTCCGGCTGTTCTGGTATGGCTTACGTACTGGAGTTTGTTGATGAACCGGCGTCTGATGACACCGTGTTTGAAGACAAGGGCGTGAAGGTGGTGGTCGATGGCAAAAGCCTGCAATTCCTCAACGGCACTCAGCTGGACTTCGTTAAAGAAGGCCTGAACGAAGGGTTCAAATTCACGAACCCGAACGTCAAAGACGAGTGTGGTTGCGGCGAAAGCTTCCACGTTTAA
- the suhB gene encoding inositol-1-monophosphatase, giving the protein MHPMLTIAVRAARKAGNVIAKHYETPDSVETSQKGSNDFVTNVDKAAEAIIIETIRKSYPQHTIITEESGEHEGTDQDVQWVIDPLDGTTNFVKRLPHFSVSIAVRIKGRTEVAVVYDPMRNELFTATRGQGAQLNGYRLRCSNARDLDGTILATGFPFKAKQHATTYMNILGKLFTECADFRRTGSAALDLAYVATGRVDGYFELSLKPWDFAAGELIAREAGAIVCDFTGGHNYMSTGNIVAGNPRVVKAMLANMRDELSDALKR; this is encoded by the coding sequence ATGCATCCGATGCTGACCATCGCCGTGCGCGCAGCGCGCAAGGCGGGTAATGTAATTGCCAAACACTACGAAACGCCAGACTCCGTAGAAACCAGCCAGAAAGGCAGCAATGATTTCGTGACTAACGTCGATAAAGCCGCAGAAGCGATTATTATCGAAACGATCCGCAAATCTTACCCGCAGCACACCATCATCACCGAAGAAAGCGGTGAACATGAAGGTACCGATCAGGATGTTCAATGGGTTATCGATCCACTGGATGGCACCACCAACTTTGTTAAACGCCTGCCACACTTCTCTGTGTCTATCGCAGTACGCATTAAAGGCCGTACTGAAGTCGCCGTTGTTTACGATCCAATGCGTAACGAACTGTTCACCGCTACCCGCGGTCAGGGCGCACAGCTGAACGGCTACCGTCTGCGCTGCAGCAACGCACGCGATCTGGACGGCACCATACTGGCGACCGGTTTCCCGTTCAAGGCGAAACAGCACGCGACCACCTATATGAATATCCTGGGCAAACTGTTTACCGAATGCGCGGACTTCCGCCGCACCGGTTCTGCTGCGCTGGATCTGGCCTACGTGGCGACCGGCCGCGTTGACGGTTACTTTGAGCTGTCTCTGAAGCCGTGGGACTTTGCTGCGGGCGAGCTGATCGCACGTGAAGCAGGCGCCATCGTGTGTGATTTCACCGGCGGCCATAACTATATGTCTACCGGCAACATCGTTGCGGGTAACCCACGCGTTGTTAAAGCCATGCTGGCCAACATGCGTGATGAACTGAGCGATGCGCTGAAGCGTTAA
- the sseB gene encoding enhanced serine sensitivity protein SseB has product MSETKNELETLLEQAATEPAHRPAFFRTLLESTVWVPGTAAEGEQVVEDSALDLLHWEKDDGTSVIPFFTSLEALQEAVEDEQAFVVMPVRTLFEMTLGQTLFLNAKLPTGKEFTPREISHLIGEEGNPLSTQEVLEGGETLLLSEVAEPPAQMIDSLTTLFKTLKPVRRAFLCSIKERADEHPVLLIGIEADGDIDEIIQAAGSVATDTLPGDEPIDICQVKNGEKGISHFITEHITPFYERRWGGFLRDLKTNRII; this is encoded by the coding sequence ATGTCCGAAACCAAAAACGAATTAGAAACCCTGCTGGAGCAGGCGGCGACCGAGCCCGCCCATCGTCCGGCATTTTTCCGCACGCTGCTGGAATCCACCGTCTGGGTGCCGGGCACCGCGGCGGAAGGTGAGCAGGTTGTCGAAGACAGCGCGCTGGATCTGCTGCACTGGGAGAAAGACGACGGCACGTCGGTGATCCCGTTCTTCACCTCGCTGGAAGCCCTGCAGGAAGCGGTAGAAGATGAACAGGCGTTCGTGGTAATGCCGGTGCGTACCCTGTTTGAAATGACGCTGGGCCAGACGCTGTTCCTTAACGCGAAGCTGCCGACCGGGAAAGAGTTTACGCCGCGTGAAATCAGCCATCTGATTGGCGAAGAGGGCAACCCGCTCAGCACCCAGGAAGTGCTGGAAGGGGGCGAAACGCTGCTGCTGTCTGAAGTAGCCGAGCCGCCCGCGCAGATGATTGATTCCCTGACGACGCTGTTCAAAACCCTGAAACCGGTTAGACGCGCGTTTCTCTGTTCTATTAAAGAGCGCGCGGACGAGCATCCGGTACTGCTGATTGGTATTGAGGCGGACGGCGATATCGACGAAATCATTCAGGCGGCGGGAAGCGTGGCGACCGACACGCTGCCGGGCGACGAGCCGATTGATATCTGCCAGGTGAAGAACGGTGAGAAGGGCATCAGCCACTTTATTACCGAGCACATCACGCCGTTCTACGAGCGTCGCTGGGGCGGCTTCCTGCGCGATCTCAAAACCAACCGCATCATCTGA
- the trmJ gene encoding tRNA (cytosine(32)/uridine(32)-2'-O)-methyltransferase TrmJ — protein MLQNIRIVLVETSHTGNMGSVARAMKTMGLTNLWLVNPLVKPDSQAIALAAGASDVIGNAQIADTLDEALAGCSLVVGTSARSRTLPWPMLDPRECGLKSVSEAEQAPVALVFGRERVGLTNDELQKCHYHVAIAANPEYSSLNLAMAVQVIAYEVRMAWLATQEKSVEQKEETAYPLVDDLERFYGHLEQTLLSTGFIREGHPGQVMNKLRRMFTRARPESQELNILRGILASIEQKNKE, from the coding sequence ATGCTGCAAAACATTCGAATCGTGCTGGTCGAAACATCGCACACCGGCAACATGGGCTCCGTTGCCCGCGCTATGAAAACCATGGGCTTAACGAACCTGTGGCTGGTTAACCCGCTGGTGAAACCTGACTCGCAGGCCATCGCCCTGGCGGCCGGTGCCAGCGACGTGATCGGCAACGCCCAGATCGCCGATACCCTTGACGAAGCGCTGGCCGGCTGCAGCCTTGTTGTTGGCACCAGCGCACGTTCACGCACGCTGCCGTGGCCGATGCTGGATCCGCGCGAATGCGGCCTGAAAAGCGTCTCAGAAGCGGAACAGGCTCCGGTTGCGCTGGTATTTGGCCGCGAGCGCGTTGGCCTGACCAACGACGAGCTGCAGAAGTGCCACTATCACGTCGCCATCGCGGCGAACCCGGAATACAGCTCGCTGAACCTGGCGATGGCGGTGCAGGTTATCGCCTATGAGGTGCGTATGGCGTGGCTGGCGACGCAGGAGAAATCGGTCGAACAGAAAGAAGAGACGGCCTACCCGCTGGTGGACGATCTTGAGCGCTTCTACGGTCACCTGGAGCAGACGCTGCTCTCAACCGGCTTTATTCGTGAAGGTCACCCGGGCCAGGTGATGAACAAGCTGCGCCGCATGTTTACCCGCGCTCGCCCGGAAAGCCAGGAGCTGAACATCCTGCGCGGGATTCTGGCGTCGATTGAGCAGAAGAATAAAGAGTAG
- a CDS encoding nickel/cobalt transporter produces the protein MSVISSPLRKPRRWLHLWPLALFLLLAVCGSLWLWQAWPQVMMKSIAWQREVNQQMSGLLKAVAENPTKAGGSLLAFSFIYGVLHALGPGHGKIVITTWLATHPSKLRSSIGLTLASSLLQGGVAIALVVVVLSLLQLPARQLHLSSFWLEKGSYALVGVLGLILCWRALKKLRVLLQKPKFKTFTPHHVHDESCGCGHQHLPTQEQLQNGDDWRARLMIILSMGMRPCSGAIMVLLFSKVIGVFGWGMLSALAMAAGTSLTISSLALLVHSFRQLAVKLSGNKTPVLWRQVGWTTLALAGGVILLVAAVTMWMSAVPVGRGLRPF, from the coding sequence ATGTCAGTGATCTCTTCTCCGCTTCGGAAACCGCGCCGCTGGCTGCACCTCTGGCCCCTGGCGCTCTTTCTCCTGCTAGCCGTTTGCGGTTCGCTCTGGCTATGGCAGGCCTGGCCGCAGGTGATGATGAAAAGTATTGCCTGGCAGCGTGAGGTCAACCAGCAGATGAGCGGTCTGCTGAAGGCGGTGGCGGAGAACCCGACCAAAGCGGGTGGTTCCCTGCTGGCGTTCAGCTTTATCTATGGTGTTCTGCACGCGCTTGGGCCGGGGCACGGCAAAATCGTGATAACGACCTGGCTCGCCACCCATCCGTCGAAGCTGAGATCGAGTATCGGCCTTACGCTGGCCTCCTCGCTGCTCCAGGGCGGCGTGGCGATTGCGCTCGTCGTGGTCGTGCTTTCGCTGTTACAGCTTCCCGCGCGCCAGCTGCACTTGAGCAGCTTCTGGCTGGAGAAGGGGAGTTACGCGCTGGTTGGCGTGCTGGGGCTGATCCTCTGCTGGCGGGCGCTGAAAAAGCTGCGCGTGCTGCTGCAAAAACCGAAATTCAAAACCTTTACGCCGCACCACGTTCATGATGAAAGCTGCGGCTGCGGGCATCAGCATTTGCCCACGCAGGAACAATTGCAGAACGGTGACGACTGGCGCGCGCGGCTGATGATTATTCTCTCGATGGGCATGCGCCCGTGCTCGGGGGCAATCATGGTGCTGCTGTTTAGTAAGGTGATTGGCGTGTTTGGCTGGGGAATGCTTTCCGCGCTGGCGATGGCGGCAGGGACGTCTCTCACCATTTCGTCTTTAGCGCTGCTGGTTCACAGCTTCCGTCAGCTTGCGGTCAAACTGAGCGGCAATAAAACGCCGGTGCTGTGGCGACAGGTAGGGTGGACAACGCTTGCGCTGGCGGGCGGGGTGATTCTGCTGGTGGCGGCGGTGACGATGTGGATGAGCGCTGTGCCGGTGGGAAGGGGATTGCGGCCTTTCTAG